A stretch of the Nicotiana tabacum cultivar K326 chromosome 6, ASM71507v2, whole genome shotgun sequence genome encodes the following:
- the LOC142181558 gene encoding uncharacterized protein LOC142181558: protein MGTSLMIQSLVPITFWGECVKTTMYLINKLPITILDGKIPYKLLYVEAPKLENVRVFGCLSYARNFLRNDKLAARARRAVFLRYSDTQKGYKLFDLDTRTFFISRDVSFRETIFPFKTGKSYDDDLLFVSITDAIGKVLQPKLPDATNLPIEAHNSSPSNGQLEPVAPTNLAEVDETSDSTLEVQAETEEEIAPIHEPSMVDQPIDSSKGKRGEYKVCKLIKSLYDLKQASRQWNIKLTDALLVAGYKQSSYDHSLFTKQVGGEIVIILVYVDDLLITGSCKELIQEARTTLYNIFKVKDLEELRHFLGIEVMRSKNGILIN, encoded by the exons ATGGGCACATCCTTGATGATACAGAGCTTAGTTCCTATTACTTTTTGGGGAGAGTGTGTCAAGACTACAATGTATCTCATCAACAAATTGCCTATTACAATTCTTGATGGGAAGATACCTTATAAGCTGCTATATGTGGAAGCACCTAAACTGGAAAATGTAAGAGTGTTTGGTTGTTTGAGCTATGCTAGAAATTTTCTTAGGAATGACAAATTAGCTGcaagagcaaggagagcagtgttTCTACGATATTCTGATACTCAGAAGGGCTACAAATTGTTTGACCTTGACACAAGGACATTCTTTATAAGTAGAGATGTCAGCTTCAGGGAAACCATTTTCCCTTTCAAAACTGGGAAATCATATGATGATGATCTGCTGTTTGTTTCCATAACAGATGCCATAGGGAAAGTCTTGCAACCTAAATTGCCAGATGCCACAAATCTCCCAATAGAAGCACACAATTCTAGCCCTAGTAATGGACAACTTGAACCTGTAGCTCCCACAAATCTTGCAGAGGTTGATGAAACTAGTGATAGCACACTGGAGGTTCAAGCTGAAACTGAAGAGGAAATTGCACCAATTCACGAACCAAGTATGGTAGATCAACCAATAGACAGTAGTAAGGGAAAGAGA GGGGAATATAAAGTGTGTAAATTGATCAAATCCTTGTATGACTTAAAACAAGCTTCGAGACAATGGAATATAAAACTTACTGATGCACTCTTAGTAGCTGGCTACAAACAAAGTTcatatgatcattccttattcaCCAAACAAGTAGGAGGAGAAATAGTTATCATCTTGGTGTATGTGGATGACCTTTTAATCACTGGAAGCTGCAAGGAATTGatacaggaagcaagaaccactCTGTATAACATTTTCAAGGTAAAAGATCTAGAAGAGTTGAGGCATTTTCTAGGAATTGAAGTAATGAGATCCAAAAATGGCATACtaattaattaa